The bacterium genome window below encodes:
- a CDS encoding ABC transporter permease, with protein sequence MKVFIRRLKYRNRASLISLWILIFLYALSIMADLIAPYPYDLQYREYALCPPVLPHIFHNGKIRKPFVYGIKVVNPAFKEYEVDKSKIYPLKLFVKGDERKIFGFIKTDRYLFGAGDGKIFLFGTDNHGRDVFSRVLYGARVSLSIGVIGVAVSFLLGLLIGGISGYFGGRVDAVLMRVVEIIMMFPFFYLMLALRAVFPADLSSVEVYLLIVIILSLIGWASLARIIRGMVLSIKEEEYVMAARALGLSSFRIITRHILPNTFSYTITALTLSVPDYILGESALSLLGLGIQEPYPSWGNMLSVAVGNLRVLTGAPWMLIPGFFIFLTVIAFNFLGDGLRDVMDPKNW encoded by the coding sequence ATGAAGGTGTTTATAAGACGGCTTAAATACAGGAACAGGGCTTCGTTAATATCTTTGTGGATACTTATATTTCTTTATGCCCTTTCTATAATGGCTGATCTCATTGCACCTTATCCTTATGACCTGCAGTATAGGGAATATGCGCTATGTCCTCCTGTATTACCACATATCTTCCATAACGGAAAGATAAGAAAACCATTTGTTTACGGGATAAAGGTTGTTAATCCTGCTTTTAAAGAGTATGAGGTGGATAAGTCAAAGATATATCCTTTAAAACTTTTTGTGAAAGGGGATGAAAGAAAAATATTCGGTTTTATAAAAACAGACAGGTATCTTTTTGGCGCAGGAGATGGAAAGATATTCCTCTTCGGGACGGATAACCATGGCAGGGATGTATTTTCCAGAGTTCTTTATGGTGCGAGGGTGTCTCTTTCCATAGGTGTCATAGGGGTTGCTGTGTCTTTTTTACTCGGGCTTCTCATAGGTGGCATATCTGGATATTTCGGTGGCAGGGTTGATGCAGTCCTGATGAGGGTGGTGGAGATTATTATGATGTTCCCGTTCTTTTATCTTATGCTTGCATTGCGCGCTGTATTTCCTGCAGACCTTTCTTCTGTTGAAGTGTATCTTCTTATAGTTATAATTTTGAGTTTGATTGGATGGGCATCCCTCGCGAGAATAATAAGGGGAATGGTGCTCTCAATAAAGGAAGAAGAATATGTAATGGCAGCGAGGGCATTAGGGCTATCTTCTTTCAGGATTATTACCAGGCATATTCTACCCAATACATTTTCTTATACAATCACAGCACTTACACTTTCTGTTCCTGATTATATTCTCGGAGAGTCAGCATTGAGTTTGCTTGGGCTCGGGATACAGGAACCATATCCAAGTTGGGGGAATATGCTTTCAGTCGCTGTAGGGAATTTGAGGGTTCTTACAGGAGCACCATGGATGCTTATACCCGGCTTTTTTATTTTTTTAACAGTGATTGCATTTAACTTTTTAGGGGACGGGTTAAGGGATGTTATGGACCCTAAAAACTGGTAA